The Humulus lupulus chromosome 3, drHumLupu1.1, whole genome shotgun sequence genome window below encodes:
- the LOC133823241 gene encoding uncharacterized protein LOC133823241 → MAQNPEKDASNDIPPPEVPNLQMQALIGEMRRMMRAECEQIHERLDRVEEGTQRRPRRNMVYQREDENEGDLEGLVSDEEFDRMSAGNHRRYGRDREARNQVDDYLGNIKMRIPAFQGKSDPEAYLEWEKKMELVFDCHNYSDMKKVKLAVIEFTDYAIVWWDQLCINRRRNGDRAIDTWEAMKRVMRRRFVPSHYYRDLYLKLQGLRQGSKSVDEYYKEMEMAMIRANVEEDWEATMARFLNGLNREIANPIELHHYVELEDLVHMAIKVERQLKRGSTSSKPRPSPHHSSATPWRSNYPKKEEDQPTSSFTPKPATTPQGKTSPTSSHSSEIKCFKCQGRGHIASQCPNKRVMVIRDNGEIDSEEEDDLDDMPPLEDASMGDEEFGAESGDMLALVTRRALNLQAKEEEEEVQRENIFHTRCHVKDKVCSVIIDGGSCTNVASSSMVEKLGLPTLKHPCPYKLQWLNDSGEVRVTKQVLVSFRIGKYEDEVLCDVVPMQAGHLLLGRPWLFDRRVQHDGFTNKYSFTFCQRTITLAPLTPKQVYEDQVRLQKLSDKKKLSEQKKESEKMNENEKKKRQREKRVESSEREKKEKSLINEGKLERKQNNFYAKKSEVKEALLNTNQLDANKRVFDPGDWVWLHMRKERFPAQRRSKLLPRGDGPFQVLERINDNAYRLDLPGEYTVSATFNVSDLSPFDAGDDLRSNLSQEGGKPTDTNHTNTVMKPDTKYGSHQEHTEFGMVNRDPMLSKARTLV, encoded by the coding sequence atggcacaaaatccagagaaagatgcaagcaatgatattccgccacctgaggttccgaatctacaaatgcaagcactaattggggagatgcgaaggatgatgagggcggagtgtgagcagatacatgagaggttggatagggtagaagaaggaacacaacggaggccacggaggaatatggtgtaccaaagggaggatgagaatgaaggggatttggaagggttagtttctgatgaagagtttgataggatgtcggcgggtaaccataggaggtatggtcgggatagagaagctaggaaccaggtagatgattatttaggaaatatcaagatgagaattccagcatttcaggggaagagcgatcctgaggcataccttgagtgggaaaagaagatggagttggttttcgattgtcacaactactctgacatgaagaaggtaaaactagctgtcattgaatttactgattatgctattgtttggtgggatcagttgtgcatcaataggaggcgaaatggagatcgtgccattgacacttgggaggctatgaagagggtgatgaggcgacggtttgtaccatctcattattatcgagatctataccttaagttgcagggtcttcgtcaaggttccaagagtgttgatgagtattacaaggagatggagatggctatgattagagcaaATGTGGAAGAGGATtgggaggcaacaatggcaaggtttttgaatgggttgaaccgagagattgctaatccaattgagctacaccattatgtggaattggaagatttggtgcatatggctatcaaagttgagaggcagctcaagaggggtagtacaagttcaaagccaagaccgagcccacaccattcaagtgcaacaccttggcggtcgaactatccaaagaaggaagaagaccaacctacttcatcctttacaccaaaaccagccacgacccctcaaggtaaaacatcccctacttcgtcccattctagtgagataaaatgtttcaaatgtcaggggcgaggacacatagctagccaatgtccaaacaagcgagttatggtaattcgggataatggggagatagattccgaagaggaagatgatcttgatgacatgccaccattggaggacgcttctatgggtgatgaggagtttggggcagaatctggtgatatgcttgcactagtcacacgacgagccttaaatttgcaagcaaaagaagaggaagaagaggtgcagcgggagaacatctttcacactcgttgtcatgtgaaagataaggtatgcagtgttattattgatggtggtagttgcactaacgttgctagttcttccatggttgaaaagctagggctcccaacgcttaaacatccttgtccatacaagttgcagtggttgaatgatagtggtgaagtgagggttacaaaacaggtgctggtatcatttcgaattggcaagtatgaggatgaggtattgtgcgatgtggttcccatgcaagctggacacctccttctaggaaggccttggctatttgatcggcgagtccagcatgatggcttcaccaacaagtactcattcacgttctgtcaacgaacaatcactctagctccattgacgccaaagcaagtatatgaagaccaagtgcggttgcaaaaattgagtgataaaaaaaaattgagtgagcaaaagaaggagagtgaaaagatgaatgagaatgagaaaaaaaagagacaaagagagaaaagggtcgaatcaagtgagagagaaaagaaagagaagagtttgatcaatgagggaaaattagagagaaaacaaaataatttttatgcaaaaaaaagtgaggttaaggaggctcttttaaacactaaccaacttgatgctaacaagcgggtttttgatcccggtgattgggtatggttacacatgaggaaagagcgattcccagcacaaagacgttccaaattgctacctcgaggagatgggccgtttcaagtgctagaaaggatcaatgacaatgcctacagactcgatttaccaggtgagtatactgttagtgctacttttaatgtttctgatttgagtccttttgatgcaggtgacgatttgaggtcaaatctttctcaagagggggggaaaccaactgatacgaaccacaccaacactgtgatgaaacccgacaccaaatatggcagccaccaagaacatacggaatttggaatggtaaaccgcgaccctatgcttagcaaagcacgaaccttggtatga